In the Adlercreutzia equolifaciens DSM 19450 genome, one interval contains:
- the aroB gene encoding 3-dehydroquinate synthase, translating to MPATKIVVNIPGETPYDVRIGATVLAGLGESVRRLDGVGDAPHLLVLTDSNVGPLYLEEAKSSLKAAGFRVSDIVVPAGEDSKSLAVAGEIWSAMASLGLTRDCAVVALGGGVVGDLAGFVASTYMRGIPFVQVPTSLLAMVDSSVGGKTGVNLPEGKNLVGTFKQPAYVCASTAVLATLDAREWACGCAEIAKASVIDSDEFFFWMMDHASALEARDPVVVTEAIARSVVFKANIVAEDKTESRGVRECLNYGHTLGHAVEALAGYGTFSHGAAVAEGMRFAARLGVDVVGTSAELVDAQDELLDGLGLPALGWSAPADEMLAAMKRDKKTRAGEVRFVLPRDIGDWELVAVPDDVILEHLRRWEASKNSLR from the coding sequence GTGCCCGCAACAAAGATAGTGGTCAACATCCCCGGCGAGACGCCCTACGACGTGCGCATCGGCGCTACGGTGCTCGCCGGCCTCGGCGAGTCGGTGCGGCGGCTCGATGGCGTGGGAGACGCGCCGCACCTGCTCGTCCTCACCGATTCCAACGTGGGGCCGCTGTATCTGGAAGAGGCCAAGTCGTCGCTGAAGGCGGCGGGCTTCCGCGTGAGCGATATCGTCGTGCCCGCGGGGGAGGACTCGAAGTCGCTCGCGGTGGCCGGGGAGATCTGGTCGGCCATGGCATCGCTCGGGCTCACGCGCGACTGCGCCGTGGTGGCCCTCGGCGGCGGCGTCGTGGGCGACTTGGCTGGGTTCGTCGCCTCTACCTACATGCGGGGCATCCCGTTTGTGCAGGTGCCCACTTCGCTTCTGGCCATGGTGGATTCCTCGGTCGGCGGCAAGACCGGCGTGAACCTTCCCGAGGGGAAGAACCTCGTGGGCACGTTCAAGCAGCCGGCCTACGTGTGCGCCTCCACGGCGGTGCTCGCCACGCTGGACGCGCGCGAGTGGGCCTGCGGCTGCGCCGAGATCGCCAAGGCGTCGGTGATCGATTCCGACGAGTTCTTCTTCTGGATGATGGATCATGCCAGCGCCCTGGAGGCGCGCGATCCGGTGGTGGTCACCGAGGCCATCGCGCGGTCGGTGGTGTTCAAGGCCAACATTGTGGCCGAGGACAAGACGGAGAGCCGTGGGGTGCGCGAGTGCCTGAACTACGGGCACACTCTGGGACATGCGGTGGAGGCGCTCGCGGGCTATGGGACGTTCTCCCATGGGGCCGCCGTGGCCGAGGGCATGCGCTTCGCGGCGCGCCTCGGCGTGGATGTGGTGGGCACGTCGGCCGAGCTGGTGGATGCCCAGGACGAGCTTCTGGACGGGCTCGGGCTGCCGGCGCTTGGCTGGTCGGCGCCGGCCGATGAGATGCTGGCCGCCATGAAGCGCGACAAGAAGACCCGCGCCGGCGAGGTGCGCTTCGTGCTGCCCCGCGACATCGGCGACTGGGAACTGGTGGCGGTGCCTGACGATGTGATTTTGGAGCATCTGCGACGGTGGGAGGCTTCCAAGAACTCGTTACGTTGA
- the aroC gene encoding chorismate synthase, which yields MEYITAGESHGPNLTAIVTGVPAGLPVSVDHINSDLARRQAGYGRGGRMAIEKDTVRVTSGIRFGRTIGSPIALEVANRDWENWTERMAAFGEAPRDLVREVTPRPGHADLVGALRTNTDDCRNILERASARETAARVAAAGVAREFLAALGVEVMSYVVSVGDAAMPEETMADVAEHKPLDIELSEMRCPDAKATIAMKKVIDRAKSDGESLGGTFRIVVCGLAPGLGTYATGADRLTSRLGAALFSIPAIKGVEFGLGFQAAARPGSQVHDPIVLADGEFRRTSNNAGGLEGGMTTGMPLVITAAMKPIPTLMTPLETVNLDTLCVEEASKERSDVCAVPAAAVVAEGEVAFALANAYLEAFGDTCMADIKANIKAYKARLRTMGR from the coding sequence ATGGAATACATCACTGCCGGAGAAAGTCACGGGCCGAATCTTACGGCCATCGTGACGGGCGTGCCGGCCGGCCTGCCCGTGTCCGTCGATCACATCAACTCCGATCTGGCCCGCCGCCAGGCCGGCTACGGGCGCGGCGGCCGCATGGCCATCGAGAAGGATACGGTGCGCGTCACGAGCGGCATCCGCTTCGGTCGCACCATCGGCAGTCCCATTGCGCTTGAGGTGGCCAACCGCGATTGGGAGAACTGGACGGAGCGTATGGCCGCCTTCGGCGAGGCGCCGCGCGACTTGGTGCGCGAGGTGACGCCCCGGCCGGGGCATGCCGACTTGGTGGGCGCCTTGCGCACGAACACCGATGACTGCCGCAACATCCTGGAGCGCGCGAGCGCCCGGGAGACGGCGGCCCGGGTGGCCGCGGCCGGCGTGGCGCGCGAGTTTCTGGCGGCGCTCGGCGTGGAAGTGATGTCGTACGTGGTGTCGGTGGGAGATGCGGCCATGCCCGAGGAGACGATGGCCGACGTCGCCGAGCACAAGCCGCTCGACATCGAGCTTTCGGAGATGCGCTGCCCGGACGCGAAGGCGACCATCGCCATGAAGAAGGTCATCGACCGCGCGAAGTCCGACGGCGAGAGCTTGGGCGGCACCTTCCGCATCGTAGTCTGCGGGCTTGCGCCGGGGCTCGGCACCTACGCCACGGGCGCCGATCGGCTCACCTCGCGGCTGGGCGCGGCGCTCTTTTCCATCCCCGCCATCAAGGGCGTGGAATTCGGCCTCGGTTTTCAGGCAGCCGCGCGTCCTGGGTCGCAGGTGCACGACCCCATCGTGCTCGCCGACGGCGAGTTCCGCCGCACGTCGAACAACGCCGGCGGCTTAGAGGGCGGCATGACCACGGGAATGCCGCTCGTGATCACGGCGGCCATGAAGCCCATCCCGACGCTCATGACGCCGCTGGAAACGGTGAACCTGGACACGCTCTGCGTGGAGGAGGCGTCGAAGGAGCGCTCGGACGTGTGCGCGGTGCCGGCGGCGGCCGTGGTGGCCGAGGGCGAGGTGGCCTTCGCGCTGGCGAACGCCTACTTGGAGGCCTTCGGCGACACCTGCATGGCCGACATCAAGGCGAACATCAAGGCCTACAAGGCGCGGCTGCGCACCATGGGGCGCTAA
- a CDS encoding toxic anion resistance protein produces MTNELTDLTNIPAPTLTLDPVSDGEVAEASIIEVDPPAAPSLADSLSAEELAQVDAFAQQIDIANSQQVLTFGAGAQKKMASFSETALAKVRTQDLGEAGDLIAGVVTELKNFDVDDDDKGFFGLFKKSANKITSLKARYDTAEANVDKIAKTLEGHQVQLMKDAATLDKLYELNLTYFKELTMYLLAGRQRLAEVREGELAELSARAQASGSTEDAEAVQKLAAACNRFEKKLSDLDLSRTVAMQMAPQIRLVQNNEMLMIEKIQTTLVNTIPLWKSQMLLALGLANNEAALKAQSAVTDMTNELLRKNAEKLKSSTVEVARESERGIVDIETLKATNENLIQTFDEVMKIQAEGRAKRAEAEAEMRRMEAELRQKLLEVK; encoded by the coding sequence ATGACCAACGAACTGACCGATCTCACGAACATTCCCGCCCCGACGCTCACGCTCGATCCCGTAAGCGACGGCGAGGTGGCCGAGGCCTCCATCATCGAGGTGGACCCGCCCGCCGCGCCCAGCCTCGCCGACTCGCTTTCCGCCGAAGAGCTGGCCCAGGTGGACGCCTTCGCCCAGCAGATCGACATCGCGAACTCCCAGCAGGTGCTCACCTTCGGCGCCGGCGCCCAGAAGAAGATGGCGTCGTTCTCGGAGACGGCGCTCGCGAAGGTGCGCACCCAGGATTTGGGTGAGGCGGGCGATCTTATCGCCGGGGTAGTGACCGAGCTCAAGAACTTCGACGTTGATGACGACGACAAGGGCTTCTTCGGCCTGTTCAAGAAGTCGGCGAACAAGATCACGTCGCTCAAGGCCCGCTACGACACCGCCGAGGCCAACGTCGACAAGATCGCCAAGACCCTCGAGGGCCATCAGGTGCAGCTCATGAAGGACGCGGCCACGCTCGACAAGCTCTACGAGCTGAACCTCACCTACTTCAAGGAGCTGACCATGTACCTTCTGGCCGGCCGTCAGCGCCTGGCCGAGGTGCGCGAGGGCGAGCTGGCCGAGCTGTCCGCCAGGGCTCAGGCCTCCGGCTCCACCGAGGACGCCGAGGCGGTGCAGAAACTCGCCGCTGCGTGCAACCGCTTCGAGAAGAAGCTGTCGGATCTGGATCTGTCCCGCACCGTGGCCATGCAAATGGCGCCGCAGATCCGTCTCGTGCAGAACAACGAGATGCTCATGATCGAGAAGATCCAGACGACGCTCGTGAACACCATTCCTCTGTGGAAGAGCCAGATGCTGCTGGCGCTGGGGCTCGCCAACAACGAGGCGGCGCTCAAAGCCCAGTCGGCCGTCACCGACATGACCAACGAGCTTCTGCGCAAGAACGCCGAGAAGTTGAAATCTTCCACCGTGGAGGTGGCCCGCGAGTCCGAGCGCGGCATCGTGGACATCGAGACGTTGAAGGCCACCAACGAGAACCTCATCCAGACCTTCGATGAGGTTATGAAGATCCAGGCCGAGGGCCGCGCCAAGCGCGCCGAGGCCGAGGCGGAGATGCGCCGCATGGAAGCCGAGCTGCGCCAGAAACTGCTGGAAGTCAAATAG
- a CDS encoding shikimate dehydrogenase family protein: protein MSEKLYVLGHPVSHSKSPVMYNAVYEKAGLPWHYGLMDVPTAPEAEAFLAARDFLSINITTPYKPEAFAAADVRAASATLAHGANVLVNKDGALIAYNTDGQGCVAYLERAGVDFRGASVVVCGTGPTSLSILHAVAQAGPDEVILIGRDKAKARNVMRTYADELGAMVGRVVDMPAFKEGHLSFSEVYKQVGFKFGSYATSRQAIAGADIIIDATPLGMKAGDPAPFDTALLSADQTVFDVVYGHGETALARAARAAGCRFFDGAGMLVGQAVVTVGILRDITGEAALDIPEDELFALMAQAAGFNLA from the coding sequence GTGAGCGAGAAGCTGTATGTGCTGGGGCACCCGGTGAGCCATTCGAAATCGCCGGTCATGTACAACGCCGTCTACGAGAAGGCGGGGCTGCCCTGGCATTACGGTCTCATGGATGTGCCGACGGCGCCCGAGGCCGAGGCGTTCCTTGCGGCTCGCGACTTCCTTTCCATCAACATCACCACGCCCTATAAGCCCGAGGCTTTCGCTGCCGCCGATGTGCGGGCCGCCTCGGCCACGCTCGCTCACGGGGCCAACGTGCTCGTGAACAAGGACGGGGCCCTTATCGCCTACAACACCGACGGCCAGGGCTGCGTGGCCTATTTGGAACGGGCCGGCGTCGATTTTCGCGGCGCGTCCGTCGTCGTTTGCGGCACGGGGCCGACCTCCCTCTCCATCCTGCACGCCGTGGCCCAGGCGGGGCCGGATGAGGTGATCCTCATCGGCCGCGACAAGGCCAAGGCCCGCAACGTCATGCGCACCTACGCCGACGAGCTGGGGGCGATGGTCGGACGGGTGGTGGACATGCCCGCCTTCAAGGAAGGGCACCTGAGCTTTTCCGAGGTGTACAAGCAGGTGGGCTTCAAGTTCGGCAGCTACGCCACGTCGCGGCAGGCCATCGCGGGCGCGGACATCATCATCGACGCCACGCCGCTCGGCATGAAGGCGGGCGATCCGGCCCCCTTCGACACGGCGCTTCTGAGCGCGGACCAGACGGTGTTCGACGTGGTGTACGGCCACGGCGAGACGGCGCTGGCCCGGGCGGCCCGGGCGGCGGGGTGCCGGTTTTTCGACGGTGCCGGCATGCTCGTCGGCCAGGCCGTGGTCACGGTGGGCATCCTGCGCGACATCACCGGCGAGGCGGCCCTCGACATCCCCGAGGACGAGCTGTTCGCCCTTATGGCCCAGGCGGCCGGGTTTAATCTCGCCTAA
- the aroQ gene encoding type II 3-dehydroquinate dehydratase encodes MKKILLMNGPNLNMLGVRDPAIYGTDTLEAIEEMVRAYGAEHGCEVDCFQSNHEGALIDRLHAAHGNYDGIVYNPGAHTHYSYALHDAVECIDVPVVEIHISDISKREEFRRHSVIAPACVAQVKGLGKEGYLRALDILLEGE; translated from the coding sequence GTGAAGAAGATACTGCTCATGAATGGGCCTAACTTGAATATGTTGGGGGTGCGTGATCCGGCTATTTATGGCACGGACACGCTTGAGGCCATCGAGGAGATGGTGCGTGCCTACGGGGCCGAGCATGGCTGCGAGGTCGACTGCTTTCAGTCGAACCACGAGGGCGCGCTCATCGATCGGCTGCATGCGGCCCATGGCAACTACGACGGTATCGTGTACAACCCCGGGGCGCACACGCACTATTCTTACGCTTTGCACGACGCTGTGGAATGTATCGACGTGCCGGTGGTGGAGATTCACATCTCGGACATTAGCAAGCGCGAGGAGTTCCGCCGCCACTCGGTGATCGCGCCGGCCTGCGTCGCCCAGGTGAAGGGCCTCGGCAAAGAGGGCTACCTGCGCGCGCTGGATATTCTGCTGGAAGGGGAGTAA
- a CDS encoding YqeG family HAD IIIA-type phosphatase, which produces MALLTPDRYFSRISAIDIERDLLGCGLTHVLLDIDNTVRARDTGCVPRDVGMWLGRAREAGVSFCLLSNNWHADVYRFAGELELPIVAKALKPLPPAFLAARRKIGGAAADTVVVGDQLATDVLGAHLTGMKAYMLQPLVEQDLPHTLLLRNVERAILGDRKPEPAINIAECEASRSAARRGQGSAPRRFGQGAQRGVEGASRETGRESL; this is translated from the coding sequence ATGGCGCTTCTCACCCCCGATCGCTATTTCTCGCGCATCAGCGCCATCGATATCGAGCGCGATTTGCTCGGGTGCGGCCTGACTCATGTGCTGCTCGACATCGACAATACCGTGCGCGCCCGGGATACGGGATGCGTGCCGCGCGATGTGGGGATGTGGCTCGGTCGGGCGCGGGAGGCCGGGGTGAGCTTCTGTTTGCTCTCGAACAACTGGCATGCCGACGTGTACCGATTCGCCGGCGAGCTGGAGCTGCCCATCGTGGCCAAGGCCTTAAAGCCGCTGCCGCCGGCGTTTCTCGCGGCTCGGCGGAAGATCGGGGGAGCCGCCGCCGACACGGTCGTTGTTGGCGATCAGCTGGCGACCGATGTGCTGGGAGCCCATCTGACGGGCATGAAGGCCTATATGCTGCAGCCGTTGGTCGAGCAGGATCTGCCCCACACGCTGCTGCTGCGCAACGTCGAGCGGGCTATTTTGGGAGATCGCAAGCCGGAGCCGGCAATCAATATCGCGGAATGCGAGGCGAGCCGTTCCGCGGCGCGCCGCGGACAAGGAAGCGCCCCGCGCCGCTTCGGGCAGGGCGCGCAGCGCGGGGTCGAAGGGGCCTCGCGCGAAACGGGAAGGGAATCGCTGTGA
- the ruvX gene encoding Holliday junction resolvase RuvX → MRVMALDIGEVRVGVAVSDPGERVASPVCVMPAAEVTGCAKPFRRLLEDWEPELLVCGLPRTLAGEEGPQAARIRKEAARISDACGIPHVFADERLSSAEAKRSLREKGLTEKEMRGKVDMIAASLFLQSWLDERACA, encoded by the coding sequence ATGCGCGTGATGGCGCTGGATATCGGGGAAGTGCGCGTGGGGGTGGCGGTGAGCGACCCGGGCGAGCGCGTGGCAAGTCCGGTGTGCGTGATGCCCGCCGCCGAGGTGACCGGTTGCGCCAAGCCCTTCCGCCGGCTTCTGGAAGACTGGGAGCCGGAGCTGCTCGTCTGCGGGCTGCCCCGCACGCTCGCCGGCGAGGAGGGCCCCCAGGCGGCCCGCATTCGCAAGGAGGCCGCGCGCATCAGCGACGCCTGCGGCATTCCTCACGTTTTCGCAGATGAACGGCTCAGCTCGGCCGAGGCCAAGCGGAGTTTGCGTGAAAAGGGTCTGACTGAGAAGGAGATGCGCGGCAAGGTTGATATGATAGCCGCAAGTCTGTTTTTGCAATCTTGGCTCGACGAGCGTGCCTGCGCTTGA
- a CDS encoding M24 family metallopeptidase, translating to MTVFDELNDPKACERHLARLRETFPELGVGAFLVRDTSNIQWLTAFDDVFDEEMAHALYVCPDHAWLHTDSRYVTACENAARLKPLEVSAERETHAQFAVKRWGGRPSGAADALLGIEDGVSLAEYRRLQKAFAEAGAGEPFAETDGVVVGLRAVKDRYEIARMRGAQSITDAAFEHIVRYMRPGMMERQVQLELEEFMLRHGAQGLAFPSIVATGPNGASPHAIPGATMLEAGQCVVLDFGARSYGYCSDMTRTVFLGEPDPEMRAAWDALREANESVEAMLRPGVTGKEAHERAEEVLAAAGFGGRMGHGLGHGVGIDIHEEPVLAPRNERPLVAGNVVTVEPGIYLPGKFGMRLEDFGVVTDTGFDVFTNSTHDLVVI from the coding sequence ATGACGGTATTCGACGAGCTGAACGATCCGAAGGCCTGCGAGCGACATCTGGCTCGCTTGCGCGAGACGTTTCCCGAGCTGGGTGTGGGGGCGTTTCTCGTGCGCGACACGTCGAACATCCAGTGGCTCACCGCCTTCGATGACGTCTTCGACGAGGAGATGGCTCATGCTCTGTATGTCTGCCCCGATCACGCGTGGCTGCATACCGACTCGCGCTATGTGACGGCCTGCGAGAACGCCGCACGGCTCAAGCCTTTGGAAGTGAGCGCCGAGCGCGAGACCCACGCGCAGTTTGCCGTCAAGCGGTGGGGAGGCCGGCCCTCCGGGGCCGCCGATGCGCTTTTGGGCATCGAGGACGGTGTCTCGCTCGCCGAGTACCGCCGTTTGCAGAAGGCGTTCGCCGAAGCCGGCGCGGGGGAGCCCTTCGCGGAGACCGACGGCGTCGTGGTGGGGCTGCGGGCGGTGAAGGACCGCTACGAGATCGCGCGGATGCGCGGCGCCCAATCGATCACCGACGCCGCCTTCGAGCACATCGTCCGCTACATGCGCCCGGGCATGATGGAGCGCCAGGTGCAGCTGGAGCTCGAGGAGTTCATGCTGCGCCATGGTGCCCAGGGCCTGGCGTTCCCCTCCATCGTGGCCACCGGGCCCAACGGCGCGAGCCCGCACGCCATCCCCGGCGCCACCATGCTGGAGGCCGGCCAGTGCGTCGTGCTCGACTTCGGCGCCCGCTCCTACGGCTACTGCTCGGACATGACGCGCACGGTGTTTCTCGGCGAGCCCGACCCGGAGATGCGGGCGGCGTGGGACGCGTTGCGGGAGGCCAACGAGTCCGTGGAAGCTATGCTTCGACCCGGCGTCACGGGCAAAGAGGCCCACGAGCGGGCCGAGGAGGTGCTGGCGGCGGCCGGCTTCGGCGGTCGCATGGGGCACGGGCTCGGTCACGGCGTGGGCATCGACATCCACGAGGAACCGGTGCTCGCTCCGCGCAACGAGCGACCTCTCGTTGCCGGCAACGTCGTCACGGTGGAACCGGGCATTTACCTGCCGGGCAAGTTCGGCATGCGCCTGGAGGACTTTGGCGTCGTGACCGATACCGGATTCGACGTGTTCACCAACTCCACCCACGACCTCGTGGTCATCTAG
- the asnS gene encoding asparagine--tRNA ligase, producing the protein MNRTKIAQLYADADAFAGKTVTVAGWVKSVRDMKNFGFVTLNDGSCFKDLQVVMDRATLENYDEIAHQNVSAALVCEGVLKLTPDAPQPFELAAESIRVEGASAPDYPLQKKRATPEFLRTQQHLRPRTNLFRAVFRIRSVAAASIHRFFQDRGFVYVHTPIITASDCEGAGEMFRVTTIDPAQVPLVSEEAAAASDGALVAGEVDWSADFFGKPASLTVSGQLNAENFAMAFGDVYTFGPTFRAENSNTARHAAEFWMVEPEIAFADLEDDMELAESMLKYVIRDVMERCPDELAMLNKFVDKGLLERLDHVASSDFARVTYTEAIDILLAAQAAGRAFEYPVEWGIDLQTEHERFLTEEHFGRPTFVIDYPVGIKAFYMRLNDDGRTVAAMDCLVPGIGEIVGGSQREERLEVLERRIAELDMDAEQYRAYLDLRRFGTCQHAGFGLGFERLVMYLTGVSNIRDVIPHPRTVGNAEF; encoded by the coding sequence ATGAACCGCACTAAGATCGCCCAGCTCTACGCCGATGCCGACGCCTTCGCCGGGAAGACCGTCACCGTCGCCGGTTGGGTCAAGTCAGTCCGCGATATGAAGAACTTCGGCTTCGTCACGTTGAACGACGGCAGCTGCTTCAAGGACTTGCAAGTGGTCATGGACCGCGCGACGCTGGAAAACTACGACGAGATTGCGCACCAGAACGTGTCGGCGGCTCTCGTGTGCGAAGGCGTGTTGAAGCTGACGCCGGACGCCCCGCAGCCCTTCGAGCTTGCCGCCGAGAGCATTCGCGTCGAGGGCGCCTCGGCTCCCGACTACCCGCTGCAGAAGAAGCGCGCCACGCCGGAGTTCCTGCGCACCCAGCAGCATCTGCGGCCGCGCACGAACCTGTTCCGCGCCGTGTTCCGCATCCGCTCGGTGGCCGCCGCCTCCATCCACCGCTTCTTCCAAGACCGCGGGTTCGTCTATGTGCACACGCCCATCATCACAGCGAGCGACTGCGAAGGGGCCGGCGAGATGTTCCGCGTGACCACCATCGACCCGGCCCAGGTACCGCTCGTGAGCGAGGAGGCTGCCGCGGCCTCGGACGGCGCGCTTGTGGCCGGCGAGGTGGATTGGAGCGCCGACTTCTTCGGCAAGCCCGCCTCGCTCACCGTGTCCGGCCAGCTGAACGCCGAGAACTTCGCCATGGCCTTCGGGGATGTGTACACGTTCGGCCCCACTTTCCGCGCGGAGAACTCCAACACGGCGCGCCATGCCGCCGAGTTCTGGATGGTGGAGCCCGAGATTGCCTTCGCCGACCTTGAGGACGATATGGAACTGGCCGAGAGCATGCTCAAGTACGTCATCCGCGACGTGATGGAGCGCTGCCCCGACGAGCTGGCCATGTTGAACAAGTTCGTCGACAAGGGGCTTCTCGAGCGCCTGGACCATGTGGCCTCCTCCGACTTTGCGCGCGTCACCTACACCGAGGCCATCGATATCCTGCTCGCGGCGCAAGCGGCCGGACGCGCCTTCGAGTATCCCGTTGAATGGGGCATCGACTTGCAGACCGAGCACGAGCGGTTCCTCACCGAGGAGCACTTCGGTCGCCCGACGTTCGTGATCGACTATCCCGTCGGCATCAAGGCCTTCTACATGCGCCTGAACGACGACGGGCGCACCGTGGCCGCCATGGACTGCCTCGTGCCGGGCATCGGGGAAATCGTGGGCGGCTCCCAGCGCGAGGAGCGCCTGGAAGTGCTCGAGCGGCGCATCGCCGAGCTGGACATGGACGCCGAGCAGTACCGGGCGTATCTGGACTTGCGCCGTTTCGGCACCTGCCAGCACGCGGGCTTCGGGCTCGGGTTCGAGCGCTTGGTGATGTACCTCACGGGCGTGAGCAATATCCGCGACGTCATCCCGCACCCGCGCACGGTGGGCAACGCCGAGTTCTAA
- the mltG gene encoding endolytic transglycosylase MltG has translation MALHGKKVTYSSHSSRAARAAHAKGDREFRTYDTSAIMPKKSPAPFICLGIVAVVVIAAVCFFAFRGCAGSQVELLAPGQSAEVTITEGETASSIGDALVAARLIGSSREFTDEVTRLEAASALIPGTYTFQGGSTPEELVRAIMAGPAQVGDTLAVPEDITRAELSELVASVTGGRITAEAFLAASENASAYAADYAFLESAGENSLEGFLFPKTYAVTEDMDAEAVVRMMLDQFGTETASIFGDFANSYPASQGLTLYQAVNLASIVAKESTGDQEVRDHVAGVFYNRLASDRPYLESDATTAYEVGREPTAEEVHAETPYSTYANAGLPPTPICSPGLESLTAVCEPTQTEDMFFYFYPDADGNMQAAFSKTYEEHQQAIADNSNAGGADGSGDAAAGEGAAA, from the coding sequence TTGGCTCTCCATGGCAAGAAGGTCACCTATTCGTCCCACTCCTCTCGCGCCGCCCGGGCGGCGCACGCCAAGGGGGATCGGGAGTTCCGCACCTACGACACGAGCGCCATCATGCCGAAGAAGTCGCCGGCGCCCTTCATTTGCTTGGGCATCGTGGCCGTCGTCGTCATTGCGGCCGTGTGCTTCTTCGCCTTCCGCGGTTGCGCCGGCTCGCAAGTGGAACTGCTCGCGCCTGGCCAGTCGGCGGAGGTGACCATCACGGAGGGGGAGACCGCCTCCTCCATCGGCGACGCGCTCGTGGCCGCGCGCCTCATCGGCAGCTCGCGGGAGTTCACCGACGAGGTCACGCGCCTGGAAGCCGCCTCGGCGCTCATTCCCGGCACCTACACCTTCCAGGGCGGCAGCACCCCCGAGGAGCTGGTGCGTGCCATCATGGCCGGCCCCGCCCAGGTGGGCGACACGCTCGCCGTGCCCGAGGACATCACCCGTGCGGAGCTGTCCGAGCTGGTGGCGAGCGTCACGGGCGGCCGCATCACCGCCGAGGCCTTCCTCGCCGCTTCCGAGAACGCGAGCGCCTATGCGGCCGACTACGCGTTTCTGGAAAGCGCCGGCGAGAACTCGCTGGAGGGCTTCCTGTTCCCCAAGACCTACGCCGTGACCGAGGACATGGATGCCGAGGCCGTCGTGCGCATGATGCTCGACCAGTTCGGCACGGAGACCGCCAGCATCTTCGGCGACTTCGCCAACAGCTACCCGGCGAGCCAGGGGCTCACGCTGTACCAGGCGGTGAACCTGGCCTCCATCGTCGCCAAGGAATCCACCGGCGACCAGGAGGTGCGCGATCATGTGGCCGGGGTGTTCTACAACCGCCTCGCCTCCGATCGGCCCTACCTGGAATCCGACGCCACCACGGCCTACGAGGTGGGCCGCGAGCCCACGGCCGAGGAGGTGCACGCCGAGACGCCCTACAGCACCTACGCGAATGCGGGCCTGCCTCCGACGCCCATCTGCTCGCCGGGCCTCGAGAGCCTCACCGCCGTGTGCGAGCCGACCCAAACCGAGGACATGTTCTTCTACTTCTATCCCGATGCCGACGGCAACATGCAGGCGGCGTTCAGCAAGACCTACGAGGAGCATCAGCAGGCCATCGCCGATAATTCCAACGCTGGTGGCGCCGACGGGTCGGGCGATGCTGCAGCCGGTGAAGGCGCGGCCGCCTAA
- a CDS encoding shikimate kinase translates to MAERMELTRPVFFVGFMGAGKTSVARRLARTCGVASVDMDTYIERREGKKVKEIFAEGGEEGFRAIETDVLRELGAKPDPLLISCGGGVVVTPANHDVFREAGFVVYLEVTADEAASRISDTSTRPLFQNLEAARARCEERLPLYEAVADVRVSTAGKSVPAIAREVQRILEKEGILCPQQR, encoded by the coding sequence ATGGCAGAACGCATGGAGCTGACCCGCCCGGTCTTTTTCGTCGGGTTCATGGGCGCCGGCAAGACGTCGGTGGCCCGGCGCCTCGCCCGCACGTGCGGCGTGGCCTCGGTGGACATGGATACCTACATCGAGCGCCGCGAGGGCAAGAAGGTGAAGGAGATCTTCGCCGAGGGCGGCGAGGAGGGCTTCCGCGCCATCGAGACGGACGTGCTGCGCGAGCTGGGCGCCAAGCCCGACCCTTTGCTCATCTCCTGCGGCGGCGGCGTGGTGGTCACGCCGGCCAACCACGACGTCTTCCGCGAGGCCGGCTTCGTGGTGTATCTGGAAGTGACCGCCGACGAGGCCGCCAGCCGCATCAGCGATACGTCCACCCGGCCTTTGTTCCAGAACCTGGAAGCGGCCCGGGCCCGCTGCGAGGAGCGCCTGCCGCTGTACGAGGCGGTGGCCGATGTGCGCGTGAGCACCGCCGGCAAATCGGTGCCGGCCATCGCGCGGGAAGTGCAGCGCATTTTGGAAAAGGAGGGAATCCTGTGCCCGCAACAAAGATAG